A genomic window from Emys orbicularis isolate rEmyOrb1 chromosome 8, rEmyOrb1.hap1, whole genome shotgun sequence includes:
- the SLU7 gene encoding pre-mRNA-splicing factor SLU7, whose product MASGTVEIINSTPAGGSNDVSLEEPKKMTREDWRKKKELEEQRKLGNAPAEVDEEGKDINPHIPQYISSVPWYIDPSKRPTLKHQRPQPEKQKEFTSSVEWYKRGVQENAVTTRYRKGACENCGAMTHTKKDCLERPRKVGAKFTGLNIASDEHVQPTLMFDYDGKRDRWNGYNPEEHMKIVEEYSKVDLAKRTLKAQKLQEELASGKLMEQVNSPRHHWEEEESNSQTERDHNSEDEDEDKYADDIDMPGQNFDSKRRITVRNLRIREDIAKYLRNLDPNSAYYDPKTRAMRENPYANAGKNPDEVGYAGDNFVRYTGDTISMAQTQLFAWEAYDKGSEVHLQADPTKLELLYKSFKVKKEDFKEQQKESILEKYGGQEHLDAPPAELLLAQTEDYVEYSRHGTVIKGQEKAIVRSKYEEDVTINNHTCIWGSYWKEGRWGYKCCHSFVKYSYCTGEAGKEIANTASDLPEEKPTEEEYMAKSKMLMEIHQEKQKDEKKKKKKKQKKSPNSDSEGEEKKKHEKLKKALNAEEARLLQVKEIMQLDERKRPYNSMYETREPTEEEMEAYRMKRQRPDDPMAPFLGQ is encoded by the exons AGATATCAACCCTCATATTCCTCAGTACATCTCTTCAGTGCCATGGTACATAGATCCTTCAAAAAGACCTACGTTAAAGCACCAGAGACCTCAGCCAGAGAAGCAGAAAGAGTTTACCTCATCTGTGGAATGGTACAAAAGAGGGGTTCAAGAG AATGCTGTTACAACTAGGTACCGCAAAGGAGCCTGTGAGAACTGTGGTGCAATGACACATACAAAGAAAGACTGCTTGGAG AGACCTAGGAAAGTTGGAGCAAAATTCACAGGCCTTAATATTGCATCAGATGAACATGTGCAGCCTACACTAATGTTTGATTATGATGGGAAGAGAGATCGTTGGAATGGTTATAACCCAGAAGAGCACATGAAGATTGTAGAAGAATATTCCAAAGTTGACTTG GCTAAACGTACTCTGAAAGCCCAGAAGTTGCAGGAAGAGTTGGCTTCAGGAAAACTGATGGAGCAGGTG aacTCCCCAAGACACCACTGGGAAGAGGAGGAATCAAATTCACAGACA GAAAGAGATCATAACagtgaagatgaggatgaagataaatATGCAGATGATATTGACATGCCTGGACAGAACTTTGACTCCAAAAGACGTATTACAGTCCGAAACTTGCGTATTCGGGAAGACATTGCTAAA TACTTGAGGAATCTCGATCCAAATTCTGCCTATTATGATCCCAAAACGAGAGCAATGAGGGAGAATCCATATGCCAATGCAGGCAAGAATCCAGACGA agTCGGTTATGCAGGTGACAATTTTGTTCGTTACACTGGAGATACCATTTCAATGGCACAAACTCAGT tGTTTGCTTGGGAGGCTTATGACAAAGGCTCTGAAGTTCATCTTCAAGCAGACCCTACAAAACTGGAGCTCCTGTACAAATCCTTCAAGGTGAAAAAAGAAGATTTTAAGGAACAGCAGAAAGAAAGCATCCTAGAAAAG TATGGAGGACAAGAACATCTAGACGCTCCACCGGCTGAACTGCTGTTAGCCCAGACAGAAGACTATGTGGAATATTCTAGACACGGAACAGTCATCAAAGGACAAGAGAAAGCTATTGTCCGTTCTAAGTATGAAGAGGATGTAACTATCAACAACCACACA TGTATATGGGGTTCATATTGGAAGGAAGGCAGATGGGGATATAAATGCTGCCACTCGTTTGTCAAGTATTCCTATTGTACAGGAGAAGCCGGGAAAGAAATCGCT AATACTGCATCAGACTTACCAGAGGAAAAACCTACAGAGGAAGAGTATATGGCAAAATCCAAAATGTTGATGGAG ATACATCAAGAAAAACAGAAAGatgagaaaaagaagaaaaagaagaagcaaAAGAAGAGTCCAAATTCAGATAGTGAGGgtgaagagaaaaagaaacatgaaaaactgaaaaag GCATTAAATGCAGAAGAGGCTCGTCTCCTCCAGGTTAAAGAAATCATGCAGTTAGATGAGAGGAAGAGGCCATATAACAGCATGTATGAAACACGGGAGCCTACAGAAGAGGAAATGGAGGCTTATAGAATGAAACGCCAAAGGCCTGATGATCCCATGGCCCCCTTTCTTGGACAGTAA